A stretch of the Coprobacillus cateniformis genome encodes the following:
- a CDS encoding ISL3 family transposase, whose translation MKYNEIDLNEKLFGDDFIVYDWKEDTDKIIIYVKATSHDDVCPVCGAPTYTLHNTYHRVIQTYPIRGKKTCLDVITYKYNCTNIECDRKVIMQNLPFVTSYQRRTDELNCLILAVSMFVSNEGASKVLGLLGVTISNDSIKRVLDKIVIEDHYDVEQVGIDDVAIRKGQTYATAVYDMEEHHLIALLDGRDKETVTKWLESHKKIKIATRDRASAYASAINEILPECIQIANRFHLLQNLIDRMKEIFKEEIPEMIFIKDGKIMDEMPKKEAVLKIAPSSDELNKLNYDNSEPVDESGNIIDFDKSCTDKNDKSHQRHAESHKKTKIN comes from the coding sequence ATGAAATATAATGAAATTGATTTAAATGAAAAGTTGTTTGGTGATGACTTTATTGTCTATGACTGGAAAGAAGATACCGATAAAATAATTATCTATGTCAAGGCGACTTCTCATGATGATGTATGTCCTGTTTGTGGTGCTCCTACATATACACTTCATAATACTTATCACAGAGTCATACAGACTTACCCTATTCGAGGCAAAAAAACTTGTTTGGATGTCATTACCTATAAGTACAACTGTACGAATATTGAATGTGATAGGAAGGTCATTATGCAGAATCTCCCATTCGTGACTTCCTATCAAAGAAGAACCGATGAACTTAACTGCCTGATATTGGCTGTTTCCATGTTTGTGAGCAATGAAGGTGCAAGCAAAGTATTAGGACTGCTAGGGGTAACAATCAGTAATGATTCCATCAAAAGAGTACTGGATAAGATTGTCATTGAAGATCATTATGATGTTGAGCAGGTAGGTATTGATGATGTGGCTATAAGAAAGGGACAAACATATGCAACTGCAGTCTATGATATGGAGGAACATCATCTGATTGCACTTCTTGATGGAAGAGACAAGGAAACGGTAACAAAATGGCTAGAAAGTCATAAGAAGATAAAAATAGCGACTCGTGACAGAGCCAGTGCCTACGCTTCTGCAATTAATGAGATTCTGCCAGAATGTATACAGATAGCTAACCGTTTTCATCTTCTTCAGAACCTTATTGATAGAATGAAAGAAATATTCAAGGAAGAAATACCAGAAATGATATTCATAAAAGATGGAAAAATCATGGATGAGATGCCAAAAAAAGAAGCAGTACTGAAAATTGCTCCTAGTTCTGATGAACTGAATAAATTGAATTATGATAACAGTGAACCAGTTGATGAAAGCGGAAATATCATAGACTTTGATAAAAGCTGTACTGACAAGAATGATAAGTCCCATCAAAGACATGCAGAAAGCCATAAAAAAACAAAGATTAATTAG
- a CDS encoding phosphatase PAP2 family protein, whose protein sequence is MEKFYVAMLQYIRKSAFLQRTIIAITRYFPMITFILYPCVLLYLFISKSPFLFETIWKPFAAFLVVTVFRKIVNRPRPYETMDIKPLVRHKHGESFPSRHTVSAVIIALVCFHVNIYLGIFALIVAMIMSICRILAGVHFISDVLVSVIIATLFYFI, encoded by the coding sequence ATGGAAAAATTCTATGTTGCAATGTTACAATATATACGTAAATCAGCTTTTTTACAAAGAACAATCATTGCGATTACTCGCTATTTTCCAATGATTACTTTTATTCTCTATCCTTGTGTTCTCTTGTATTTATTTATTTCAAAGAGTCCTTTCCTCTTTGAAACGATATGGAAACCCTTTGCTGCTTTTCTTGTTGTAACAGTATTCAGGAAAATTGTGAATCGTCCTCGTCCTTATGAGACAATGGATATTAAACCTTTAGTAAGGCATAAACATGGTGAGTCTTTTCCTAGTCGTCATACTGTAAGTGCAGTGATTATTGCTTTGGTATGCTTTCATGTGAATATCTATTTAGGTATATTTGCGCTTATTGTGGCTATGATAATGAGTATATGCCGCATTCTTGCAGGTGTTCACTTTATTAGTGATGTTTTGGTTTCTGTGATTATTGCTACACTTTTTTATTTTATTTAA
- the ychF gene encoding redox-regulated ATPase YchF — protein MALTAGIVGLPNVGKSTLFNAITNAQVEAANYPFATIDPNVGVVEVPDHRLEELTKICKPKKTVPTTFEFTDIAGLVKGASRGEGLGNKFLANIRETDAICEVVRCFRDKDITHVDGDVDPIRDVETINLELIFADLETVEKRIGKIEKKAKSGDKESKAELDILVPLKDILEAGKPARTMEYSKDEMDIVKQFTLLTMKPLIYVANLGEEDLENPDANPYYVELKDYASKEGCDVVPICAKIESELVGLDKEEKDMFLQDLGIDESGLDKLIKEAYALLGLNTFFTVGVDEVRAWTFKQGMLAPEMAGVIHTDFQKGFIKAETYAYDDLIKYGSEQALREAGKIRQEGKQYVGKDGDIMFFKFNV, from the coding sequence ATGGCATTAACAGCCGGTATTGTAGGATTACCAAACGTAGGAAAATCAACATTATTTAATGCAATTACAAACGCACAAGTGGAAGCTGCAAACTATCCATTTGCAACTATTGATCCAAATGTAGGTGTTGTTGAAGTTCCTGATCATCGTTTAGAAGAATTAACAAAGATTTGTAAGCCTAAAAAGACAGTTCCAACAACATTTGAATTTACAGATATTGCTGGACTTGTTAAAGGAGCATCACGAGGAGAAGGTTTAGGAAATAAGTTTTTAGCGAATATTAGAGAAACAGATGCTATTTGTGAAGTTGTTCGTTGTTTCCGAGATAAAGACATTACACATGTTGATGGTGATGTAGATCCAATTAGAGATGTTGAAACAATTAATTTAGAATTAATCTTTGCAGATTTAGAAACTGTTGAAAAAAGAATAGGTAAGATTGAAAAGAAAGCAAAATCAGGAGATAAAGAATCAAAGGCAGAATTAGATATTTTAGTTCCCCTTAAAGACATTCTAGAAGCTGGAAAACCGGCACGCACTATGGAATATAGTAAAGATGAAATGGATATTGTTAAGCAATTTACATTGTTAACAATGAAACCTTTAATCTATGTTGCAAATTTAGGTGAAGAAGATTTAGAAAATCCAGATGCCAATCCATATTATGTAGAGTTGAAAGATTATGCATCAAAAGAAGGATGCGATGTTGTTCCAATTTGTGCAAAAATTGAAAGTGAATTGGTAGGGCTGGATAAAGAAGAAAAAGATATGTTTTTACAAGATCTTGGAATTGATGAAAGTGGTTTAGATAAGTTAATTAAAGAAGCTTATGCATTGTTAGGTTTAAATACATTCTTTACTGTAGGTGTAGATGAGGTTCGTGCATGGACATTCAAACAGGGCATGTTAGCACCTGAAATGGCTGGTGTTATTCATACAGATTTCCAAAAAGGATTCATTAAGGCTGAAACTTATGCTTATGATGATTTGATAAAATATGGTAGTGAACAAGCTTTAAGAGAAGCAGGAAAAATTCGTCAAGAAGGTAAACAATATGTAGGGAAAGATGGAGACATTATGTTCTTCAAGTTTAATGTTTAA
- the srtB gene encoding class B sortase gives MKEKIRKVILVISVCVFVFSAFQLGKIFYDYYMIEKETNDIVDTYVEEPQDDKDPLHRVIHFKELQKNNSDVIGWLYIPDTKIDEPILKGKDNDSYLYTDIYKKSNKAGAIFIDKINEKDFKDDNTIIYGHNMKNGSRFHDLRYFVENDYFQEHSLIYIYLPDGTVNIYDAFASTIIDANSDLYAKGINYKKYIESIQDVAKVYKEVSDKEAPLAMLSTCYNGTDNRYVVYGRLKENVKTDVSVSRVGGK, from the coding sequence ATGAAAGAAAAAATACGAAAAGTTATTCTTGTTATTAGTGTTTGTGTCTTTGTTTTTTCTGCTTTTCAATTAGGTAAGATTTTCTATGATTATTATATGATAGAAAAAGAAACAAATGATATTGTTGATACTTATGTAGAAGAACCTCAAGATGATAAAGATCCCCTTCATAGAGTTATTCATTTTAAAGAATTACAAAAAAACAATAGTGATGTTATTGGCTGGTTATATATTCCTGATACAAAGATAGATGAACCTATTTTAAAAGGAAAAGATAATGACAGTTATCTTTATACTGATATATATAAGAAAAGCAATAAAGCTGGGGCTATTTTTATAGATAAAATCAATGAAAAAGATTTTAAAGATGATAATACAATTATTTATGGCCATAATATGAAAAATGGTTCTCGTTTTCATGATTTAAGATATTTTGTAGAGAATGATTATTTTCAGGAACATTCATTGATCTATATATACTTACCTGATGGAACTGTTAATATTTATGATGCATTTGCTTCTACAATTATTGATGCAAATAGTGATTTATATGCTAAAGGAATCAATTATAAAAAATATATAGAAAGTATTCAGGATGTTGCTAAAGTGTATAAAGAAGTGAGTGATAAAGAAGCTCCTTTAGCAATGCTAAGTACATGCTATAATGGCACTGACAATCGTTATGTTGTCTATGGAAGATTAAAAGAAAATGTAAAGACTGATGTTTCTGTGTCAAGAGTGGGAGGCAAGTAA